CGACCCGACGGTCATCAAGGAACTCGGCCAGCTCCGCGCGCTCGGCGGGGTCTCCAAGTTCCCCATGCGCGTGAAGTGCGCGTCGCTCGCCTGGCACGCGCTCAAGTCGGCGATGGACGGGCACGAGCCGCTCGTCGCCGTGCACACCGGCGACCCCACGACGTGACCGCGCCCGGGACGCCCGCCGCCGGCGAGGCCTTCGTCCCGGTCACCGGCGCCACGGCGGCCGACGTCGCCGAGGGGCAGGTGGTGCAGGCGAAGCACGCCAACGGCACCGCGCTCTGCGTCGGGCGGCACCAGGGCGCCCTCTTCGCGGTGAAGGACAGCTGCCCGCACGCCGAGTTCCCGCTCAGCGAAGGCTCGCTCTACGCCAACGGCGAACTCGAGTGCTGCTGGCACGGCGCGCGCTTCGACTGCCGGAGCGGCAAGGTGCTCCGCGGGCCGGCGGAGGAGGACCTCGTGCGGTTCGAGGTCGAGGAGCGCGACGGCGGCATCTGGGTGCGGCGCGCGCGATGACCAGCGTCGGCCGGCCTCCCCACAGGAGCGTACGATGAGCACGCACGGACTCGCCCACGGATCGCCGGTCGTCGGCCCGCTCGCCCCGCGCGCGGACTTCCCGCTGCTCGCCGCGCAGCCGGGGCTCGTGTATCTCGACTCGGCCGCCACGTCGCAGAAGCCGCGCGCGGTGCTCGACGCGATCACCGCGTACTACACCACGTCGAACGCGAACCCCCACCGCGGCGCCTACGCGCTCGCGGCGACGGCGACGCAGGCGTATCACGACGCCCGCGCGCGGATCGCGCGCTTCCTCGGCGTCGCCGATGCCGACACGCTGCTCTTCACGCGCGGCACCACCGAGTCGATGAACCTCGTCGCGACGGCGTGGGGCCGCGCGAACGTGAAGGCCGGCGACAACCTGGTCGTCACGCGGATGGAGCACCACGCGAACTTCGTCCCCTGGCAGCAGCTCGCGAGCGCGGTGGGCGCCGAGTTCCGGGTCTGCGAACTCGACGCCGCCGGCGGCGTGGACCTCACGATGCTCGCGCGGCTGGTCGATGCGCGGACCAAGGTCGTCGCCTTCGGGCAGGTGTCGAACGCGCTCGGCACGATCAATCCGGTGGCGGAGATCGTGCGCATCGCGCGGGAACGGAGCGCGGGTGGTGCGCCGCTCGCGAAGGGCGCGCCCTCGGGTGCGCTCCTGGTGTGCGACGGCGCGCAGGCGGTGCCGCATCTCCGCGTGCAGGTCGATGCGCTCGGCGTGGACGCCTACGCGTTCAGCGGGCACAAGATGGGCGGCCCCATGGGGAGCGGCGGGCTGGTGATGCGTCGCGCAGTGCTCGAGGCGATGCCGCCCTATCACTTCGGCGGCGACATGATCGAGTGGGTGCACGACGATCACACCACCTGGAACGTGGTGCCGCACAAGTTCGAGGCGGGGACGCCGAACGTCGAGGCCGCCGTGGGACTCGCGGCGGCGTGCGACTACCTCGAGGCGCTCGGCATGGACGCGGTGCGGTCGCATGAGGTCGCGCTCACGGCGCTCGCGATGGCCGCGCTCGCCGCGATCCCCGGGGTGACGGTGCATGGGACGCCGACGGCCGAGGGACGGAGCGGGGTCGTGAGCTTCAGCGTGGCGGATGCGCACCCGCACGACATCTCGACGACGCTCGACGTCGAGGGGGTCTGCGTCCGCGCCGGGCACCATTGCGCCCAACCGCTGATGCGGGCGCTCGGGGTGCACTCGACGGTGCGGGCGAGCTTCTGGGTGTATTCGACGGCCGACGATGTGGCGCGGCTCGTGAGCGCGGTGCGGTTGGCACAGGCGCGGTTCGCGGTGGCCGGATAGGGCGTCGCGGATGCATCTTCCCGGTGCCCCCTCACCCTCCGGGAACCAGATGCGTCCGCTCTTCCGTCGCGCGCTGTCGCTGGGTTGGTCCATCGCCGTCCTCGCGCTGCCCCTGGCCGCCCAGGTCCGCACCGAGAAGCCCCCGCTCCACGGCAAGCACTGGGTCGCCGTCACCGGCAAGCCCCTCGGCGCCACCGCCGGCGCGATGATCTTCCAGCGCGGCGGCAACGCCGTCGATGCCGCCGTCGGCATGCTCGCCGCGGTCTGCACCATGTGGGACACGCTCTCCTGCGGCGGCGAGACGCAGGCGCTCATCTATCACCCCGGCCTCAAGAAGGTCATCGGCATCAACGCCCTCGGCGTCGCGCCCACGGGGGCGACGGCGGAGTTCTATCGCAGCCGCGGGATGAACAACCCGCCCGAGTTCGGGCCGCTCGCGGCGGTGACGCCCGGGACGCCGGGCGGGATGCTGGTGATGCTCGCCGAGTACGGGACGCTCTCGCTGGAGCAGGTGCTCGCGCCGGCGCTGCAGATGGCGGAGGAGGGGTATCCCATCGAGGCGCAGCTCGCGAACACCATCAACGCGAACGCGGCGAAGCTCAAGGAATGGAAGTACTCGCCCGCCGTCTTCCTCCCGCACCGCGGCGAGGCGCGCGAGGCGCCGGTGGCGGGCGAGATCTTCGTGCAACGCGATCTCGCGGCCACCTTCCGCAAGCTGATCGAGGCCGAGCGCACCGCGCTCCGGGCGAAGAAGTCACGGAAGGACGCGATCATGGCCGCCTACGACCGCTTCTACAAGGGCGACATCGCGCAGGAGATCGTGCGGGCGGTGCGCGAGGAGGGCGGGCTCTTCACCATGGAGGACCTCGCCAACTACCGCGTGCACATCGAGGAGCCGGTCTCCACGACCTATCGCGGCACGACCGTCTACAAGCTCCCCTTCTGGCAGCAGGGGCCGGTGATGCTGCAGGCACTCAACATCCTCGAGCATGCCGACCTCAAGGGGATGGGCTACAACAGCGCGCAGTACATCCACACGATCTACCAGGCGATGAACCTCGCCTACGCCGACCGCGACTTCTACTACGGCGACCCGTACTTCGCCCCCGAGGAGCCAACGGCGGGACTGCTCAGCAAGTCGTACGCGAAGCTGCGCTGGGAGGAGATGAGCCAGGACCGCAACAACGCGGCGGTGCGGCCGGGCGATCCGTATCCGTTCCAGAACGGCACCAACCCGTTCACGCAGCTGCTCGCGCAGTGGTCCACCAACGGCCCGCGCACCGACACCACCCGCCGCGCGCGGGTGCCGGAGCCGCCGGATGACGCGGCCTTCTACGAGGCCTTCACGCGCGGCACCACGAGCATCCAGGCCGCCGACAAGAACGGCTGGATGGTGTCGATCACGCCGAGCGGCGGGTGGGTGCCGGCGGTGATCGCCGGGAACACCGGCATCGGACTCTCGCAGCGCGCGCAGTCGTTCGTCACGCTCGCCGAGGACGGCCCGTTCAACGTGATCGAACCGGGGAAGCGTCCGCGCGTGACGCTCACGCCCACGCTCGCGCTCCGCGACGGCGAGCCGTGGATGGCCTTCTCGGTTCAGGGCGGCGACACGCAGGACCAGGACCTGCTGCAGTTCTTCCTCGCGATGGTCGAGTTCAACCAGACCATCCAGCAGGCGGCGGAGCACCCCGGGTTCCACTCGTACCAGATGCGCTCGAGCTTCGGCGCGCACGAGGCGCGGCCGGGGCGCATCCAGCTGAACGAGCGGATCCCCGACTGGGTGCGCGCCGACCTCGGCCGCCGCGGGTACGCGATGGAGTTCGCGCGCAACACCTCGGGGCCGATCACCGCGATCATGTGGGACCGCCGCAATCGCTCCTTCTGGGGTGCGGCGAGCAACTTCGGCGAGGACTACGGGATCGCGTGGTGAGCCACCTCACGCCCACCGGCACCGCCGGCCGCACGCTCGTCATCCAGATCCCCTGCCACAACGAGGAGGAGGTGCTGCCGCGCGTGCTCGCCGACCTCCCCACGAGCATCCCGGGGGTCGCGCGGATCATCACGCTCGTCATCGACGACGGGAGCACCGACCGCACGGTGGAGATCGCGCGCGCGCATGGCGCGGAGGTGGTGCGACTCCCGGTGAACCGCGGCCTCGCGCGCGCCTTCCTCACCGGACTCGACCGCGCCGTGCAGCTCGGTGCCGACGTGGTGGTGAACACCGACGGCGACCATCAGTATCGCGGCGAGGACATCGCGAAGCTCGTCGCGCCGGTGCTCGACGGCCGTGCCGACCTGGTGGTGGGGACGCGTCCTGTGGCCGAGATCGCGAGCTTCTCGCCGGTGAAGAAGCTGCTGCAGAAGCTCGGCAGCTGGGCGACGCGTGTGGCGAGCGGGACGACGGTGGAGGATGCGCCGAGCGGCTTCCGCGCGATGAACCGCGAGGCGGCGATGCGGCTGCACGTGTTCAACCGCTACACCTACACGGTGGAGACGATCATCCAGGCGGGGCGGAAGGGGATGCGCGTGCTCTCGGTGCCGGTGGGCGTGAACGCGGTCACGCGGCCGTCGCGGCTGGTGAAGGGCTCGGGGTCGTACGTGATGCGGCAGCTGAACGTGATGGTGCGCGTCTTCATGACGTACAAGCCGTTCCGCTTCTTCGCCGTCCCCGGCGTGGTGAGCGGCGCGCTCGGCGCGACGCTGCTGGCGCGGTTCCTCTGGTTCTACGTGACCGACGGCGGGCGCGGGCACGTGCAGTCGGTGATCATCGGCGCGCTGCTCGCCGGGGCGGGGCTGTTCCTCGTGGTGATCGGGCTGCTGGCGGACCTGATCGCGGTGAACCGGCAACTGCTCGAGGACGTCGAGTGGCGGGTGCGGCGGATGGAGGATCGGGGGCGGGGGAACGGCTAAGCCCCGACGCGTCGAGGCTCAGCCTTCCGCGTGCCAGTCGAGGGCGCGGCGCGTCGCGCCGATCGCGATCACGCCGAGGAGCGCGACCGCGGCGAGATCGAAGAAGGCGCCGAGCAGCACCGGCATCTCCGCACGGACGATGCCGCTCGCGGCGATGTCGAGACCGTACGCGACGAGGAGCACCCAGGCGATGATCGCGACCACGAGGAACGTGCCCCGGTACCGGAGCAACGGCAGCTCGGGGGCGTAGCGACCGAGCAACCAGCGGGTCGATTGGACGCAGATGAGGAGCGCCATCGGGATGCCGCGGCGGAATCCAGAGGTGTCAGGGCCCCAGTCGGGTCGGGCGAGGAGGTAGTACGCAAGCGAGAGGAACCAGGCGTAGCCCAGCGTGAGGCCGATGATGCCGAGGAGGGCGCGGAGGAGTTGGCGCACCGGCGTGGCGCTACTTCTTGGCCGACTTGAAGACGAGCACGCCCTTCCCTTCGCGCGGCAGCGGGACCTTCGCGTGCGCGACGGTCGCGGCGATGAGGGCCTTCACGTCGGAATGGGCGAGGCGACTGGCCGATTCGAGGTCGATGTATCGCGTCGCCCGACCCGATCCGCGGAGCAGTCCCTTCGGGTCGGGCAGGAGCGGACCATTGTTGAAGTAGAGCGCGACACCGGTGGTGGATGCGCGGATGGAGAGGAGGCCGTCGATCCCCCGCTCCGCCGGCGCGTAGGCGATGACGACGGCCTTGCCGTAGTCGTAGGCGAGTTCGTTCGCGGTGGGGAAGCGCTTGCGCAGGGCGGTGCGGACGGCGCGGAGCAGCGTGCGCTGCTTGGGGGGGAGCGCGGCGAGGCACTTCGCGAGCTGCGCGGCGGGCGTCGGTGTGCCGTCGTTTCGTCTCATCGATCTGCCGCGGACCGGGAGCGTGCTGCACGCCGTGACGGCCGAACTCGCCGCGACGGCGCGATCGGAAGCAGCGATCGGAGCGCAGCGTTCACGGCGCGAGCGGTCGGGAAGGCCTCGGCGACGTCCGGCTCGAGCACGACGACATTGGAGCCGTGCGCGTACCGCTTCGCGTACTTGCCGCGCTCGCCGTCGCTGAAGTCATACTCTGCATGCATGGTGCTGCTTTCTCGCACCCGGCAAGGGGGCTTCTTCATAGGAGCGCCGTTCACGTCGGCTGGCAGGGCGAGCGCTGATGAGCCGGATCTCCGACTCCTTACGCTCGGCGTGGATCACGACGAGCACCCGTTGTCTCGCAGAGCGGCCTATCAAGAGGATAGCGCAGTTCTTCGTCCGAATGATACGGATCAGGGATGGTGACCGAAAGCGGGTCCGCGAACGCGGTGCTCGCCTCCTCGAACGCGACCCCGTGCTTTCGGAGGTTCGCGGCGGCCTTCTGCGGATCCCACACGAAGCGCAGTGCCATCTGCCGAGGCTAGGGCGACACCGCCTCTCTTGTGCCATCGGTGCGTTGTGCCGCCCATCCTTCCCTTGCCTTGCGCGCGCACCGATCTCGGCCGCCATTTCGTGTCACGCAGGGTGGATGCGACTGCGGACTTCACCTGCGTCAGGCCGATCCTGCGCTGCGGCATGGCGTCAGAACCGCGGGTGGGGATTCCGCGACTGCGCCGGCGGCCCGGCGACGACGTCCCAGTGCTCCACGATCCGCCCATCGCGCAGGCGGAACAGGTCGGCGATCGCGTACGGCGGCGCACCGGCGGCGGGGGTGAACCGCGCGTGGAGGAATACCAGGTCACCTTCGGCGACCGTGCGGAGCACCTCCCACCGAGCGTCCGGCAGTTCCTTGATGAGCGCATCGAGGAAGGCGGCCGTGGCCTCGCGCGTACCGGCATCCACATCCGGCTTGTGCTCGACGAAGTCGGCGGCCATGTAGCGCGCGAAGGCGCTGCTCGGCTGCTTGTCGGCGAGGGCCTCCCTATAGAAGGCCAGGACGACGGCGCGGTTCGCCTCGAGGTCCGGTCCCGGCGGCGCGGGGGCGGGAGCGGTGCAGCCGGCGAGGAGGGAGAGAGCGATCCCGACGAAGGCCTTGGTCATCGGGTGAATATGCGATCCGAGCCGTAGGGCGGTGAGGTCCCATCCCTCTCGCACCACCGCATGCTAGTTTCGTGGTCGCGCGGTCCCTCGCCTGCACCCCTCCCCATGCCGACGCTCCGCACCTTCGCGAATCTCTGGACCCTGTGGGACCATCCGGGCGCCGGCCCGGACGAGTGGACCGTATCCGAGAAGGTCGCGGCGGTGGCCGCGGCCGGGTTCGACGGCGTCATGGGCGACCCCGGCACCGGCCTCGGTGCGCTGGCGCGCGCGCACGGCCTCGCCTTCATCGCGTTCCTGCGCCTCGACGTGACCGACGACGTCACGAACGCGCTCGCGCGATGCGCCGCGGAGCAGGCGATCGGCGTGCAGGTGCATCTCGGGTGGCACGACACGGCGCCGGATGCGGCGCTCGCGGCGGCGCAGCGACTCCTCACGGCGGCGCGTGACCTCGCGCTCGACGTCGTGATCGAGACGCATCGCGACACCTGCACCGAGACGCCCGAGAAGACGGACGCGCTCTGCGCGCGGTACGAGGCGGCCACCGGCTCGCCGCTCCCGCTGCTGTTCGACTTCTCGCATCACGCCGTCGTGAAGCACCTGCAGCCGCCGTTCGCGCCGCGCCTGCTCGCGGACGCCGAGCGGGTGCGGCGAGCGCGCTGGTTCCACCTGCGTCCGTTCAACGGCCATCACGCGCAGATCCCGGTGCGACACGCCGACGGATCGCCGGCCCCGGAGATGGCCGACTGGCTGGCGTTCGTCGACGCGCTCTTCGCGCTGCTGCACACGGCACCGCAGGCGGAGTGCTGGGTGTGCCCCGAGATCGGCCCGGTGCGCGGCGGCTACGGCCTCGCCGCCTTCCCGCCGAGCTGGACGCAGGCGGTGGAGCTCAGGCGCGCACTCGTCTCGCGCTGGGACGCGCGCGCGCTTCGCCCCTGAAGCGGGCGCGGAAGGCGCTCGGCGTCATCTTCTTGAGCGCGCGGAAGCGGCGATTGAAGTTGGCGAGGGTGCCGAAGCCGCAGGCGTAGGCGATCTCGGCCACGCGCTCGTCGGTCTCGCTCAAGCGGCGGCAGGCGCGCGCGATGCGCCGCGCGGTGATGTGCTGCACGAGCGTGCCGCCCGTGTGCGCGCGGAAGAAGCGCGAGAACGCCGCGGCGCTGAGATGCACGGTGCGGGCGACGTCGCCGAGCGTGAGCGTGTCGTCCGCGAGGTGATCCTCGATGTACGCGAGCGCGCGCGCGAGCCGCGGCTGGACGCCCTGCCAATCCACCGGCACGTAGCCCTCGCTCGCGAGCGGCGTCGCCGCGCGATCGGCGCCGAGGCGCTGCAGGATGCCGGCGAGCGCGCTCCACGCGGTGAGCCCGCGCTGCGCGGGCAGCCGCACCAACGCCTCTGCGACGGCCGCGCTGGCGCGGGACGAGAAGGCGAGACCGCGATGCGCCCGCTGGAGGAGCGCCCGCACGCCCGCGAACTCCGGGGCGGCGAGGTCGAAGAGCTCGACCGGCAGGTGCACGACGATCGCGCGGTGCGAGCGTGCGCCGGCGGCGCGTCCCTCCGACGACCAGGTGTGCGGCAGATGGCCGCCGAGGAGCACGAGGTCGCCGGGCCCGAAGGGCGCGATGTGATCGCCGACGAAGCGCGTGCCCGCACCGGACTCGATCCAGGTGAGCTCGAGCTCCGGATGGTGATGCCACCAGAAGCGGAACGCCGCGGCCGTGTAGCGGAAGGCCGCGAACGACTGACCCTCGGGACGGGCACGACGGGGTTCGGCGACGGCGCGCATGGGGCGGGCTGTGGGAAGTGGTCAAATTAGTATCAGCTCGCGTCCGGCGCGTAGGAGCGCCCCGCGCGCGCGGGCGGTAGCCTGCATGGCATGTCCGCGCCGATCCCCGAGCAGTTCCGGTCGCTGCCGCTCGGCGCGGTGCTCCCCGCCGGCTGGCTGCGCACGCAGCTCGAGGAGAATCTCGCGGGCTTCACGGGCCACCTCGACGCGCTCGTCCCGGCGCTCGTCGTGCAGGACGACCTCTACGGTCGTGACCGGCTCACCCCCGCCGTGCGCGAGAAGGATGTCGGCGCCCAGGGCGTGCCGCCGCAGGATCGCGCGCAGTTCCTCTGGTGGAACAGCGAGACGCAGGGCAACTGGTGGGACGGCCTGCTCCGCACCGCCGTCCTGCTGCAGGACGCGGCGGCCCTCGCGCGCGCCGCGCGGCAGGTGGACGCGCTCCTCGCCACGCAGGATGCCAGCGGGTACCTCGGCATCTACGCACCCGCGCTCCGCTACCAGGTGATCGGCGAGCACGGCGAGCTGTGGGCCAAGACCACCGCCCTGCGCTACCTGTTGGGCTGGTACGAGCACACACGGCAGCCGCACGTGCTCGACGCGGTGCGGCGGTCGGTCGAGGACGTGATGACGCACTACCCGATCGGGGCGTCGCAGCCGTTCCGCACCGATCGCCCCGACACCTGCGGCCTCACGCACGGTCTCGCGTTCACCGACGTGCTGGAGCACCTGCATCGCCTCACCGGCGATCGCCGCTACGCCGACTACATCGCGTTCCTGTACGCCGACTTCAGCGCGCAGCCGCTCGCCGAGGACGCGCAGCCGGCGTCGCTGCTCGATCCCGCCCAGCCGTTGCGGGGGCACGGCGTGCACACGTACGAGCACCTGCGCTGCGTGGCCGCCGCGTACCACGCCACGGGAGCGCCGCGGCTCGGCGACGCCCTCGCAGCCTTCGAGCGCAAGGTGCGCGAGGTGGTCCTGCCGTCGGGCGGCCCGGTGGGCGACGAGTACATCGACGGACGAGGCAAGCACGGAGGGCCGCGCGGCTACGAGTACTGCTCGTTGCAGGAACTGCTGCACAGCCAGGTGAGCCTGCTGTGCAAGCGGGGCGATGCCGCGCTCGGCGACGCGATCGAGCGACTCTTCCTCAATGCCGCGCAGGGGGCGCGCCACCCCGACGGGCGCGGCATCGCCTATCTCGCGAGCGACAACGCCTTCGCCATGACGGGCGCGCTGGACGGGAATCCCCAAACGCCCACACAGACGCGGTACAAGTACTCGCCGGTGCATCAGGATGCCGCCGTCTGCTGCGTGCCCAACGCGGGTCGCATCGCGCCGACGTACGTGCAGCACATGTGGCTGCGGGACGGGGATGCCCTCGTCGCCGCGCTGCTCGGCCCCTGCACGCTGCGCACGCCGGTCGCCGGGCGGACGATCGAGATCGTGCAGGACACGACCTATCCGTCTGAGGATACCGTGCACTTCACCGTCATCGGCGCGCGGGACGGTCTTGCCCTGCGCGTGCGGCGTCCGGCATGGGCGACGCAGGTGCACGCCGACCTCCCCTTCGTCGAACGCGACGGCTTCCTCCGCTTCACGATCCCGCGTGGTGACGCCCCCGTCGCGTTCGGCGTGACGTTCGGATCGCGGCTCGTGCAGCATCGCGACGGGCGCGGCGACGCGTACTTCACCGACGGGCCCTGCGTCCTCGCGCGGGCCCTCCCGGCGTACGCCACCATCACGAAGCGCTACGACGTGCCCGAGTTCGCCGACCGGACGTTCACGACGCCGGACCCGGTGGCGTATCGCACTCCCGGTGCGGTGCAGGCGACGCGCGAGCGCGATGCCGTGCGTCGCTGGCGCGTCGCGTTGCACGATCCGCGCACATCGCAGCCCATGGACACCCTGCTCGAACCGATGGCCCACACGATCCTGCGGCAAGTCACGTTCGCGCCCGCCGACCGCCCCTCGTCCCCTGACCCGACCGATCGATGACGCTCATCCTGCGCACGCTCCGCGCCACCCTCACGCTCTCGCTCTGCCTCGGCGCCGCCCGCGCGCCGCTCGCCGCGCAGGCATCGGCTCAGGCCTCCGCGCCCGTCCGTGACGAGGTCTTCTACCAGATCTTCGTCCGCAGCTTCCGGGACAGCAACGGGGACCAGCAGGGCGACCTGCCGGGCATCACGTCGCAGCTCGACCATCTGGAGCGGCTCGGCGTGACGACGCTGCTGCTCACCCCCATCGGCCCGTCGCCGTTCTACCACAACTATTTCCTCGACGACTTCGCCGGGATCGATCCGGCGTTCGGCACGGAGCAGGACCTGCGAACGCTCGCCGGCGCGCTGCACCGTCGCGGGATGCGCATCTACCTCGACATGGAGCTGCAGTACGTGAGTGGGCGCCATCCCTGGTTCACCGACTCGTACCGCCGGCCGGGTTCGCGCTACGCGCCGTACCTGCTGTACGAGGACTCCGCCAACACCCGGTACCAGACGGGCTACTGGGACAAGGAGGAGGTGGGCACCTTCGACGGGCGCCGGGTGCGCATCGCGACGGT
This window of the Gemmatimonadota bacterium genome carries:
- a CDS encoding xylose isomerase is translated as MPTLRTFANLWTLWDHPGAGPDEWTVSEKVAAVAAAGFDGVMGDPGTGLGALARAHGLAFIAFLRLDVTDDVTNALARCAAEQAIGVQVHLGWHDTAPDAALAAAQRLLTAARDLALDVVIETHRDTCTETPEKTDALCARYEAATGSPLPLLFDFSHHAVVKHLQPPFAPRLLADAERVRRARWFHLRPFNGHHAQIPVRHADGSPAPEMADWLAFVDALFALLHTAPQAECWVCPEIGPVRGGYGLAAFPPSWTQAVELRRALVSRWDARALRP
- a CDS encoding glycosyltransferase family 2 protein, which codes for MSHLTPTGTAGRTLVIQIPCHNEEEVLPRVLADLPTSIPGVARIITLVIDDGSTDRTVEIARAHGAEVVRLPVNRGLARAFLTGLDRAVQLGADVVVNTDGDHQYRGEDIAKLVAPVLDGRADLVVGTRPVAEIASFSPVKKLLQKLGSWATRVASGTTVEDAPSGFRAMNREAAMRLHVFNRYTYTVETIIQAGRKGMRVLSVPVGVNAVTRPSRLVKGSGSYVMRQLNVMVRVFMTYKPFRFFAVPGVVSGALGATLLARFLWFYVTDGGRGHVQSVIIGALLAGAGLFLVVIGLLADLIAVNRQLLEDVEWRVRRMEDRGRGNG
- a CDS encoding Rieske 2Fe-2S domain-containing protein, with the translated sequence MTAPGTPAAGEAFVPVTGATAADVAEGQVVQAKHANGTALCVGRHQGALFAVKDSCPHAEFPLSEGSLYANGELECCWHGARFDCRSGKVLRGPAEEDLVRFEVEERDGGIWVRRAR
- a CDS encoding nuclear transport factor 2 family protein, producing MTKAFVGIALSLLAGCTAPAPAPPGPDLEANRAVVLAFYREALADKQPSSAFARYMAADFVEHKPDVDAGTREATAAFLDALIKELPDARWEVLRTVAEGDLVFLHARFTPAAGAPPYAIADLFRLRDGRIVEHWDVVAGPPAQSRNPHPRF
- a CDS encoding AraC family transcriptional regulator, which codes for MRAVAEPRRARPEGQSFAAFRYTAAAFRFWWHHHPELELTWIESGAGTRFVGDHIAPFGPGDLVLLGGHLPHTWSSEGRAAGARSHRAIVVHLPVELFDLAAPEFAGVRALLQRAHRGLAFSSRASAAVAEALVRLPAQRGLTAWSALAGILQRLGADRAATPLASEGYVPVDWQGVQPRLARALAYIEDHLADDTLTLGDVARTVHLSAAAFSRFFRAHTGGTLVQHITARRIARACRRLSETDERVAEIAYACGFGTLANFNRRFRALKKMTPSAFRARFRGEARARPSARRVRA
- a CDS encoding glycoside hydrolase family 127 protein, which codes for MSAPIPEQFRSLPLGAVLPAGWLRTQLEENLAGFTGHLDALVPALVVQDDLYGRDRLTPAVREKDVGAQGVPPQDRAQFLWWNSETQGNWWDGLLRTAVLLQDAAALARAARQVDALLATQDASGYLGIYAPALRYQVIGEHGELWAKTTALRYLLGWYEHTRQPHVLDAVRRSVEDVMTHYPIGASQPFRTDRPDTCGLTHGLAFTDVLEHLHRLTGDRRYADYIAFLYADFSAQPLAEDAQPASLLDPAQPLRGHGVHTYEHLRCVAAAYHATGAPRLGDALAAFERKVREVVLPSGGPVGDEYIDGRGKHGGPRGYEYCSLQELLHSQVSLLCKRGDAALGDAIERLFLNAAQGARHPDGRGIAYLASDNAFAMTGALDGNPQTPTQTRYKYSPVHQDAAVCCVPNAGRIAPTYVQHMWLRDGDALVAALLGPCTLRTPVAGRTIEIVQDTTYPSEDTVHFTVIGARDGLALRVRRPAWATQVHADLPFVERDGFLRFTIPRGDAPVAFGVTFGSRLVQHRDGRGDAYFTDGPCVLARALPAYATITKRYDVPEFADRTFTTPDPVAYRTPGAVQATRERDAVRRWRVALHDPRTSQPMDTLLEPMAHTILRQVTFAPADRPSSPDPTDR
- a CDS encoding cysteine desulfurase, which produces MSTHGLAHGSPVVGPLAPRADFPLLAAQPGLVYLDSAATSQKPRAVLDAITAYYTTSNANPHRGAYALAATATQAYHDARARIARFLGVADADTLLFTRGTTESMNLVATAWGRANVKAGDNLVVTRMEHHANFVPWQQLASAVGAEFRVCELDAAGGVDLTMLARLVDARTKVVAFGQVSNALGTINPVAEIVRIARERSAGGAPLAKGAPSGALLVCDGAQAVPHLRVQVDALGVDAYAFSGHKMGGPMGSGGLVMRRAVLEAMPPYHFGGDMIEWVHDDHTTWNVVPHKFEAGTPNVEAAVGLAAACDYLEALGMDAVRSHEVALTALAMAALAAIPGVTVHGTPTAEGRSGVVSFSVADAHPHDISTTLDVEGVCVRAGHHCAQPLMRALGVHSTVRASFWVYSTADDVARLVSAVRLAQARFAVAG
- a CDS encoding gamma-glutamyltransferase produces the protein MRPLFRRALSLGWSIAVLALPLAAQVRTEKPPLHGKHWVAVTGKPLGATAGAMIFQRGGNAVDAAVGMLAAVCTMWDTLSCGGETQALIYHPGLKKVIGINALGVAPTGATAEFYRSRGMNNPPEFGPLAAVTPGTPGGMLVMLAEYGTLSLEQVLAPALQMAEEGYPIEAQLANTINANAAKLKEWKYSPAVFLPHRGEAREAPVAGEIFVQRDLAATFRKLIEAERTALRAKKSRKDAIMAAYDRFYKGDIAQEIVRAVREEGGLFTMEDLANYRVHIEEPVSTTYRGTTVYKLPFWQQGPVMLQALNILEHADLKGMGYNSAQYIHTIYQAMNLAYADRDFYYGDPYFAPEEPTAGLLSKSYAKLRWEEMSQDRNNAAVRPGDPYPFQNGTNPFTQLLAQWSTNGPRTDTTRRARVPEPPDDAAFYEAFTRGTTSIQAADKNGWMVSITPSGGWVPAVIAGNTGIGLSQRAQSFVTLAEDGPFNVIEPGKRPRVTLTPTLALRDGEPWMAFSVQGGDTQDQDLLQFFLAMVEFNQTIQQAAEHPGFHSYQMRSSFGAHEARPGRIQLNERIPDWVRADLGRRGYAMEFARNTSGPITAIMWDRRNRSFWGAASNFGEDYGIAW